A single region of the Lycium barbarum isolate Lr01 chromosome 2, ASM1917538v2, whole genome shotgun sequence genome encodes:
- the LOC132622022 gene encoding uncharacterized protein LOC132622022, whose product MAPSPSPPPQDDFSFPTITNTPPRFLESPPLWRATSVASRRLEKNHTSDHNIAYSTKGEDHEENLDMSPFISNKANCINYQRKSFSYIEGAAAMKRMNIEEDEEEEEKMDMLWENLNEEISNKIMTRNTCGKDTDKVEPKCIKSLNLSKASKRPSLVVLIKVLKKVFL is encoded by the coding sequence ATggctccttctccttctcctcctccacAAGATGATTTTAGCTTCCCAACAATCACCAATACACCGCCACGTTTCCTTGAATCACCACCTTTATGGCGAGCAACGTCAGTTGCTTCCAGACGCCTCGAAAAAAACCATACAAGTGATCATAATATTGCATATTCTACGAAAGGAGAAGATCATGAAGAAAATTTGGACATGTCTCCATTTATTTCCAATAAGGCCAACTGCATTAATTACCAAAGAAAGAGTTTCTCATACATAGAAGGTGCTGCTGCCATGAAGAGAATGAATattgaagaagatgaagaagaagaggagaaaatGGACATGTTATGGGAGAATTTGAATGAAGAAATATCCAACAAAATTATGACAAGGAATACTTGTGGGAAAGATACAGATAAGGTGGAACCTAAATGTATTAAATCTTTGAATCTTTCCAAAGCAAGCAAAAGGCCAAGCTTAGTGGTTCTCATCAAAGTCTTGAAAAAGGTGTTCTTGTAA
- the LOC132627128 gene encoding probable N-acetylglucosaminyl-phosphatidylinositol de-N-acetylase isoform X1: MEWLVIIVTLVMLWVASLFKILHESLSASQVEVLNDGGVRCKRNVLLVIAHPDDESMFFTPTINYLSSRGCNLHILCMSTVGNADGMGNVRKEELYLASIVLKVPQKQVKVLDHPDLQDGFGKSWNSKLLSKIIKEEIVNSAIDLVITFDNYGVSGHCNHQDVHQGVRKLWQDTSHKEVEAWELVSTSIWRKYSGPVDIWLSLLSAKFHLSGVVHCFLNEHPRRSLAAMARHKSQWVWFRKLFVSFSSYTYVNCIRKIN, translated from the exons ATGGAGTGGCTAGTAATCATCGTTACATTGGTTATGCTGTGGGTGGCTTCACTCTTCAAAATTCTCCACGAATCTCTGTCTGCCTCACAAGTTGAAGTTTTAAATGATG GTGGAGTTCGTTGCAAGAGAAATGTCTTGTTGGTTATTGCCCATCCTGATGACGAGTCTAT GTTCTTTACTCCAACCATTAATTATCTCTCTTCGAGAGGATGTAATTTGCACATATTATGCATGTCAACAG TAGGTAATGCAGATGGTATGGGCAATGTCAGAAAAGAAGAACTTTATTTAGCCTCGATTGTGCTTAAG GTTCCACAAAAGCAAGTGAAAGTCCTTGACCATCCAGATCTACAG GATGGTTTTGGCAAATCATGGAACTCTAAGTTATTGTCAAAGATTATCAAGGAGGAAATTGTCAATTCCGCAATTGATTTG GTCATAACTTTTGATAATTATGGAGTCTCAGGTCACTGTAACCATCAAGATGTTCATCAAGGTGTACG AAAACTTTGGCAAGATACTTCACATAAAGAAGTTGAGGCCTGGGAGCTT GTTAGCACTAGCATATGGCGCAAGTACAGCGGACCAGTTGACATATGGTTGTCCCTCCTATCTGCCAAGTTCCATTTAAGTGGAGTGGTGCATTGCTTTCTAAATGAACATCCCAGAAGGAGCTTAGCTGCAATGGCTCGGCACAAGAGTCAGTGGGTTTG GTTTCGCAAGCTATTTGTTTCTTTCTCAAGTTACACATACGTTAACTGCATTAGGAAGATCAACTAG
- the LOC132627128 gene encoding probable N-acetylglucosaminyl-phosphatidylinositol de-N-acetylase isoform X2 encodes MEWLVIIVTLVMLWVASLFKILHESLSASQVEVLNDGGVRCKRNVLLVIAHPDDESMFFTPTINYLSSRGCNLHILCMSTGNADGMGNVRKEELYLASIVLKVPQKQVKVLDHPDLQDGFGKSWNSKLLSKIIKEEIVNSAIDLVITFDNYGVSGHCNHQDVHQGVRKLWQDTSHKEVEAWELVSTSIWRKYSGPVDIWLSLLSAKFHLSGVVHCFLNEHPRRSLAAMARHKSQWVWFRKLFVSFSSYTYVNCIRKIN; translated from the exons ATGGAGTGGCTAGTAATCATCGTTACATTGGTTATGCTGTGGGTGGCTTCACTCTTCAAAATTCTCCACGAATCTCTGTCTGCCTCACAAGTTGAAGTTTTAAATGATG GTGGAGTTCGTTGCAAGAGAAATGTCTTGTTGGTTATTGCCCATCCTGATGACGAGTCTAT GTTCTTTACTCCAACCATTAATTATCTCTCTTCGAGAGGATGTAATTTGCACATATTATGCATGTCAACAG GTAATGCAGATGGTATGGGCAATGTCAGAAAAGAAGAACTTTATTTAGCCTCGATTGTGCTTAAG GTTCCACAAAAGCAAGTGAAAGTCCTTGACCATCCAGATCTACAG GATGGTTTTGGCAAATCATGGAACTCTAAGTTATTGTCAAAGATTATCAAGGAGGAAATTGTCAATTCCGCAATTGATTTG GTCATAACTTTTGATAATTATGGAGTCTCAGGTCACTGTAACCATCAAGATGTTCATCAAGGTGTACG AAAACTTTGGCAAGATACTTCACATAAAGAAGTTGAGGCCTGGGAGCTT GTTAGCACTAGCATATGGCGCAAGTACAGCGGACCAGTTGACATATGGTTGTCCCTCCTATCTGCCAAGTTCCATTTAAGTGGAGTGGTGCATTGCTTTCTAAATGAACATCCCAGAAGGAGCTTAGCTGCAATGGCTCGGCACAAGAGTCAGTGGGTTTG GTTTCGCAAGCTATTTGTTTCTTTCTCAAGTTACACATACGTTAACTGCATTAGGAAGATCAACTAG
- the LOC132627128 gene encoding uncharacterized protein LOC132627128 isoform X3 encodes MSTVGNADGMGNVRKEELYLASIVLKVPQKQVKVLDHPDLQDGFGKSWNSKLLSKIIKEEIVNSAIDLVITFDNYGVSGHCNHQDVHQGVRKLWQDTSHKEVEAWELVSTSIWRKYSGPVDIWLSLLSAKFHLSGVVHCFLNEHPRRSLAAMARHKSQWVWFRKLFVSFSSYTYVNCIRKIN; translated from the exons ATGTCAACAG TAGGTAATGCAGATGGTATGGGCAATGTCAGAAAAGAAGAACTTTATTTAGCCTCGATTGTGCTTAAG GTTCCACAAAAGCAAGTGAAAGTCCTTGACCATCCAGATCTACAG GATGGTTTTGGCAAATCATGGAACTCTAAGTTATTGTCAAAGATTATCAAGGAGGAAATTGTCAATTCCGCAATTGATTTG GTCATAACTTTTGATAATTATGGAGTCTCAGGTCACTGTAACCATCAAGATGTTCATCAAGGTGTACG AAAACTTTGGCAAGATACTTCACATAAAGAAGTTGAGGCCTGGGAGCTT GTTAGCACTAGCATATGGCGCAAGTACAGCGGACCAGTTGACATATGGTTGTCCCTCCTATCTGCCAAGTTCCATTTAAGTGGAGTGGTGCATTGCTTTCTAAATGAACATCCCAGAAGGAGCTTAGCTGCAATGGCTCGGCACAAGAGTCAGTGGGTTTG GTTTCGCAAGCTATTTGTTTCTTTCTCAAGTTACACATACGTTAACTGCATTAGGAAGATCAACTAG
- the LOC132627128 gene encoding uncharacterized protein LOC132627128 isoform X4, whose product MSTGNADGMGNVRKEELYLASIVLKVPQKQVKVLDHPDLQDGFGKSWNSKLLSKIIKEEIVNSAIDLVITFDNYGVSGHCNHQDVHQGVRKLWQDTSHKEVEAWELVSTSIWRKYSGPVDIWLSLLSAKFHLSGVVHCFLNEHPRRSLAAMARHKSQWVWFRKLFVSFSSYTYVNCIRKIN is encoded by the exons ATGTCAACAG GTAATGCAGATGGTATGGGCAATGTCAGAAAAGAAGAACTTTATTTAGCCTCGATTGTGCTTAAG GTTCCACAAAAGCAAGTGAAAGTCCTTGACCATCCAGATCTACAG GATGGTTTTGGCAAATCATGGAACTCTAAGTTATTGTCAAAGATTATCAAGGAGGAAATTGTCAATTCCGCAATTGATTTG GTCATAACTTTTGATAATTATGGAGTCTCAGGTCACTGTAACCATCAAGATGTTCATCAAGGTGTACG AAAACTTTGGCAAGATACTTCACATAAAGAAGTTGAGGCCTGGGAGCTT GTTAGCACTAGCATATGGCGCAAGTACAGCGGACCAGTTGACATATGGTTGTCCCTCCTATCTGCCAAGTTCCATTTAAGTGGAGTGGTGCATTGCTTTCTAAATGAACATCCCAGAAGGAGCTTAGCTGCAATGGCTCGGCACAAGAGTCAGTGGGTTTG GTTTCGCAAGCTATTTGTTTCTTTCTCAAGTTACACATACGTTAACTGCATTAGGAAGATCAACTAG